The genomic window CCCAGACGAACTGCTGTACCACCTCAACCAGGCCGATATTGAAGGTCGGATTTTGAGGGAAACCCCAGGACTGAAATTGCTCCGTCAGTACTACAGCGAAGTGTTCCACGGCTCCACCCACTTCGTTCCCATTCAGGCAGCAGATGGCAAGGTGGAGTTCCATGAAGTGCAATTTGCCATTCAACACCACCACCATGTTCACAAAGCCATCACCGGAGCATTTTTCCACGAATCCCAGGATGAGACGGCACTGCTGAAAGCCAGGTGGTTGTACAGGGTGTTGCACGTGCCACTCTACGCCATCTTCCAACAGTCTTGGACAAACCTTCCCGTTGGTGCTGTGAACAAACCAAACCTGGAGGCCAGTGAGATTGAATCGTACTTCACCACCATTGGCACCCAGGGAGCACAACGGCGGAACCGCCTGTACGGTCGCTGGTATGAACGCGAAACGTTGATGGTGCGTTTGAGGGAAAAACCGGAGTTGGCGAGGTTTTTCGCAGAACGCCACAGCAAAGCCATCAGCGAAAGCCTCGAAACTCTTTCCACCCCTGAAGAGCAACTGAAACACATCCAGTTCTTTCAGGAAGTCCAAACCATGCTGCCACGAAAGGTGCAGCAGGAGTTGATTAAAATTCCCGCTTACAACCGCATCCTCGGGCAGGTGCAATACGTGGATTTTGGGGGCAACTTCCAGTTTGAAGAACGCGAATTGATTCATGCTTTCAAGAAAGCCGCCTGGTCTCCCAGCAAAGACGCTCGCCTGAAGCGCTTTGACCCTGAAGCCAAGAAAACATGGTTTCGGGTGACCCGGCAGTTTGAGTCCATTCCCATCGCTTCGGACGAACGCGTGTTCTGGCTGGTCAATGAAAAAAACATCCGAGAGCACAAACAAGTGCAGTTCCCGGATGTGGCCCTGCTGTCCGATGATCCCAAAGATGTCCGAGAGTACCTCAAAGGTCACCCTGCCCTGCTTGAGCAACCCGAGGCACAACGAGAACCCACCGTTCGAAAACTTCTCGGTATCAAAGACCCAAACAAGCGCTGGACAGCCTTCGAGCACCTCAAAGAAAACACCAGTTTCACCTACTACACCCACCTGTTCCATATCCTGGAGGCTTCAAAGGTGCTGGTGAAAAGCCATGTGAACTGGTTGCCGAAACAGCCTGTCACCATCTTGCATTACATGCGTCTGGAGGCTTTGCTTGATCACCCAGCAACACCTGAGCTGTATGCTGAAGCTGCAGCGCAGTTGTGCAACCAGAGAAATGTTCTGCATGCCCTGGAAACCATTTCATCCTTGCCTGTTCCCCTGCCGGACAACCTGACTGAGCGGTTTCTCGCGTTGCCCCAGGCAGAACAGGACATCACCGCACGGAAATGGGCCTCGAATTTTGCAGGACCCTTGACGGTGATGCATTCGTATCGTTTTCTGAGTCGACTTGCGCAACCCAGCGCACGGGTGCAGCAGCTCCTTCGGATTCTGCAATGGCGGTTGACCCGCCCCGGGTTTCAAGAAGAGGTGGACGTTTTCCAGCAGGTGCTGCTCTGGATCACCCGTGAGATCCAAGGAAGCACCCGAGCATGGTCTAACCAGGCCATTCTGGCTGCCTTATGGAGCCATGCCCACCGGGTGTACGTGCAACTCCGACGGGTTGGGTTCTCCCTGAACGACATCAGGGACCTTGCCTCTGAAGCAGAAGTGCCCATGTTGGGGAACACCCTCACCCGGAAAAACAGCCTCAACAACGATTGGGCATGGCCTGGACGGACGAACCCCAACATGCTGTACGTCACCTTTCTGAAGCATGCCTTACCCGCACACGTCACACGGCAGCTGAATCAGGTGGACCTGGACCGGGTTTTCTTCGAATCAGAGTCAAGTGATGAAGGGGTGCCACTCTTGCAGTCCTGGTGGTTGCTGCTTGAAATTCCCCAGCACGATGCCATGGCTTCGATCTTGCCCACATCACAACAGCAGATCTTTGAGGCCTTCTTCAAACAGGCAGAAGAGGACAGCGCCACCACATACGATGCCTTCGACCAGCAGGCATTGTTCACCAAAGACACCTGGTCGTGGTGGGACTGGTTGCTGGTGCGTCAAACCCAGGAAGAGGAATTTGATGACCTCCAATCACAAAAAGTGCTTCAGGAATTCAAAAAACTGCAACTGGAAGAAATCTCAGAGGAAAACATTGAATCGGCACTGACGGGTCTGGCAGTGGTGTCCCACCTCATGGTTTACTGTCAAGACTTTGAGCAGCAGAAAAAAATCTTGCAGGACACCTTGATCACCCTGATCAAACGGGCCAGCAAAATAAACTGGGTCACCTCTTTTGAATACATCGAGGAAACCTGCGTGGCCCTGTGCAGGACACCAGCTGAAGCCACAGTGGACATGACTGTTTTTGCAGAAACCCTGTATGGGGTGTGCATTGATCAGCAAGCGCTGCTGCCGCTTTTGCTGGGACGCATCAGTCAAATCTGCAACACACATGGTGCTGATACCCCATCTGCAGTGTGGGACATGAAACTCTCTGTGCTCTGGCGCATGGAACGGTATGACGTGGATTTACGGGATGCCTTCTTGCTGATGCCAGAAAAAATCATTCCGGCCCTCAAAGAGGAAGAAGAGCAACTTCTTGAAAGGGAAAACCAAGGTGAAGCCTCAAATGAAACGGATGCACCTCCTGAGGGAACCTGAATGCCTCCCTTACCTGAGGATGCGCTTTTCCCGTGCTGCTTTCAGCCACAGGGGGAATTCGGCCAGCATGCGGCGGTAGAGTTCCGCGTCACTGATCTCCGAAAGGTCATCCACCGCGAAGAAATTCGCGTTGTCCACCTCCCGCCCCTCCAGAGCGTCCAGTTTCTCCAGCACCCCGTAATTCCTGCCACCCAGACCAATGAACTGCCAGAAAATCGGGAAGTGCGCCGCCTCGGTGATCACCTGTTTGATGGCTCCGGTCTGGCTGACCCCACCATCGGAAATGAACAAAATCACCACCGGGTCATTGCTGTTCTTGTGCCGCTCCAGCAATGACCGCATCACCGGGGGTTCATTGTTCGCCCCGCCCAATCCCAACAGAAACCGCCCGGATTCCGTCAGCACCGTCCGGGCCACGTACCCCTCCAGGTTCTGCAGGGTCACGTCCTCGGTGTGGTGGTGCTCACTGGCATAAAACCAGCTCTCCAGTTTCCCGTCATCGTCGAGCCGCATGGCCAGCACCGCAATGCGGTCCACCACCTGCTGCACCGTGCCACTGCGGTAGGCGTTCTTCATGCTGCCCGTCGCGTCCATCACCAGCACCACTGCCGCTTTCTCGTCTGCAACGCCGTGCTTCTCCAGGGTCAAATTGACGGTCTTCACCAGGTTGATCAGCTTCTCACTGGACGGGTGGGCCTGCACCCGCTTCTCCAAATCCAGCCCTTTGCTGAGCTTCGGGGTTTCGGAGCAGTGGGGGTTTCCTCCACCCCGCCGTAATGCCGGAGCAGCTGGGAGAGGCCCCCAGAGAACCCCTGACCCACCGCCCCGATGCGCCACTGGTCCTTGAAGTAGACTTCCAGGAAGATCAGGGCTTTCTCCTTGAGGAACTCTGCACTGATGACCTGGAACATCATCACCTCCCGGTCCCCAGCAAAAAGGGTGATTTGCCCTTCTGGTAGGTCCCGCAGGGTGCCGTTCCCATCGATGCTCACCGTGAACACCAGTTTGCGCACCGAAGCAGGCAAAAGAGCAAGGTTCACCTGGAAGCGCTGCAGTTCCCCCGGCTGACCCGGAAGCAACCTCAGGGCACCCCGTGGGCTTTCTGGCTGGTTGAAGAAACAGAAGAAACGGTCATCGGAGAGCTGGTCCTGATGGTCCACCCCGAACAGGGTGGCGTCCAGGGTCAGGTTCTGGGGGTTCTTGAAGCGCACCGCCACCGTGAACTCCGGCAGCGGCGTCACGGAGATCAGAGGGCTTTTCTGGCCTTTGCTGAACATCAACATTCAAAAAACCTCAGGGCTTCACCGGCACCGAGAACGAAAAAGGCCTCAGGGAATACACGCCCAGCACCTTGCCGTCCGGGAGGCTGGTGCGGTAAAACGCCCCGGTGAGGGTGTAGGTGCCGTCCGGCAGATGCCCGGTGGCCTGG from Deinococcus cellulosilyticus NBRC 106333 = KACC 11606 includes these protein-coding regions:
- a CDS encoding vWA domain-containing protein; protein product: MQAHPSSEKLINLVKTVNLTLEKHGVADEKAAVVLVMDATGSMKNAYRSGTVQQVVDRIAVLAMRLDDDGKLESWFYASEHHHTEDVTLQNLEGYVARTVLTESGRFLLGLGGANNEPPVMRSLLERHKNSNDPVVILFISDGGVSQTGAIKQVITEAAHFPIFWQFIGLGGRNYGVLEKLDALEGREVDNANFFAVDDLSEISDAELYRRMLAEFPLWLKAAREKRILR
- a CDS encoding TerD family protein is translated as MLMFSKGQKSPLISVTPLPEFTVAVRFKNPQNLTLDATLFGVDHQDQLSDDRFFCFFNQPESPRGALRLLPGQPGELQRFQVNLALLPASVRKLVFTVSIDGNGTLRDLPEGQITLFAGDREVMMFQVISAEFLKEKALIFLEVYFKDQWRIGAVGQGFSGGLSQLLRHYGGVEETPTAPKPRSSAKGWIWRSGCRPTRPVRS